From Silene latifolia isolate original U9 population unplaced genomic scaffold, ASM4854445v1 scaffold_75, whole genome shotgun sequence, one genomic window encodes:
- the LOC141640293 gene encoding uncharacterized protein LOC141640293, translated as MDRTWMMDGKRGDPKYDAGLAEFYEFVRKNVKDKSNMPCPCEMCLNIKYMSFSDVKIHLEKNKFNSKYKLWRFHGESRVVQRMEENMGETKIEGGSLPIEKGIDSLEDSDWDMNSCDMNSVSDDEFDDDELEKILRDRLVEDGLEEDNPYLGQYPADIDDILGEYEEPDVTNLDDITSIVLEKLKDAEMPLYKSCKNYTKLSVVVKLYNLKATNGWSDKSFTHLLELLKDMLPEDNVLPNRTYAAKKILRGIGMKYVKIHACPNDCILYRKEYESFTHYPSGNTLTPSIPNSGKNPEINLRLALSTDGMNPFGNLSSQHSTWPVLLAIYNLPPYVCMKRKYLMLSLLISGPKEPGNDIDVYLAPLLDDLRTLWDEGIEVFDVYQKSFFNLKAMLLCIISDFPAYGNLCGHTVHGKEACPLCAEDVDSSYLRFSRKQAFLEYRKFLEEDHSYRKQ; from the exons ATGGATCGTACGTGGATGATGGATGGGAAAAGAGGTGATCCTAAATATGATGccggtttagctgaattttatgaattcgttagaAAGAATGTGAAAGACAAGTCTAATATGCCATGCCCTTGTGAAATGTGTCTGAATATCAAATATATGAGCTTCTCGGATGTTAAAATCCATTTAGAAAAGAATAAATTTAATTCAAAGTATAAACTTTGGAGGTTTCATGGGGAGTCTAGAGTGGTACAGAGAATGGAGgaaaatatgggagagactaagatTGAGGGAGGAAGTCTTCCTATAGAAAAAGGTATCGACTCACTGGAAGATTCGGATTGGGATATGAATTCTTGTGATATGAATTCTGTGTCCGATGACGAGTTTGATGACGATGAATTAGAAAAAATATTACGAGATCGGTTAGTTGAAGACGGTCTTGAAGAAGATAACCCTTACCTAGGTCAATATCCCGCTGATATAGATGACATTCTAGGTGAATATGAAGAACCCGATGTTACTAATTTAGATGACATCACAAGCATTGTATTAGAGAAGCTAAAAGACGCTGAAATGCCTTTGTATAAGAGTTGTAAGAATTATACAAAATTGTCAGTCGTTGTTAAGCTATATAATTTGAAAGCAacaaatgggtggagtgataaaAGTTTTACCCACCTTCTCGAATTATTGAAGGACATGCTTCCAGAAGATAATGTTCTTCCTAATCGTACATATGCGGCCAAGAAGATACTTAGAGGAATTGGTATGAAATATGTGAAGATTCATGCATGCCCTAATGATTGTATATTATATCGCAAGGAATATGAGAGTTTCACTCATTATCCA AGTGGAAACACATTGACGCCAAGTATCCCGAATTCGGGAAAGAACCCAGAAATAAATCTTCGACTTGCACTCTCTACTGACGGGATGAATCCTTTTGGGAATTTAAGTAGTCAACATAGCACTTGGCCTGTGCTTTTAGCTATTTACaatttacctccatatgtgtgcatgaaaaggaAGTATTTGATGCTGTCCTTATTGATTTCTGGTCCCAAAGAACCGGGTAATGATATAGATGTTTACTTGGCGCCCCTTCTTGACGATTTGAGAACACTATGGGATGAAGGAATAGAAGTCTTTGATGTGTACCAAAAAAGTTTTTTCAATTTGAAAGCAATGTTATTATGCATTATATCTGATTTTCCTGCATACGGTAATCTTTGTGGACATACTGTGCATGGGAAAGAGGCGTGCCCCTTGTGTGCAGAAGATGTTGACTCTTCTTATTTGAGGTTTTCTCGAAAGCAAGCTTTCTTAGAATACCGTAAATTTTTGGAGGAAGATCATTCGTATCGCAAGCAATAA